The window GAAGAAGGGGAGCTAAAACAGGCGCTTAAGTATACCATTGCCAACCACATGAAAAAATGTTTCCTTAACTGGAACAAAGATACCGTTGATGATGAGGTGATCTTTGAGCACCTGTATGAACTGAGCGGCGGTAAAATAAATTTGGCGAAGTGGGATGAAGACCTGACCGACAGCTCAAACCTTATTCGTACAAAGCCCAATAAGCAGCACCGTCCTAACGGAAAAAAACATCATAAAGGAGGCCGTAACAAAAAACGCTATTAAAAAATCTTTACCGACTTTTTATGGGAACATTTAAAATTGAAGGCGGGCACCGGTTAAAAGGAGAAATTACTCCTCAGGGAGCCAAGAATGAAGCCTTACAGATACTTTGTGCCGTATTGTTGACACCTGAAAAGGTTACCATTCATAATATTCCGAATATTGTAGATGTCAACAAGTTGATAGACCTGTTGGAAAATCTTGGGGTTAAGATCCAGAAACTGGGAAAGGGTTCGTATTCGTTCCAGGCAGATGATATCAACCTCAGCTATCTGGAGTCAGAACAGTTTAAAAAGGACGGAAGAGGATTAAGAGGTTCTATTATGATAGTAGGTCCTTTATTGGCACGTTTTGGCAGGGGGTATATTCCAAAACCCGGAGGAGATAAAATTGGAAGGAGAAGGCTCGATACGCATTTTCAGGGTTTTATCAAACTGGGGGCAAACTTCAGGTACAACAGGGAAGAATACTTTTACGGAGTTGAGGCAGGCAGCTTAACAGGGGCAGATATGTTGCTGGATGAAGCATCGGTAACAGGTACGGCAAATATTGTAATGGCAGCTGTTTTGGCTAAAGGGACCACTACGATATATAATGCGGCTTGTGAACCTTATTTGCAACAGTTATGTAAGATGCTAAACAGGATGGGAGCTAAAATATCAGGAATAGCTTCTAATCTCTTAACGATTGAAGGGGTAGATAGTTTAGGCGGTACGGAACACAGGATGTTGCCGGATATGATCGAAATAGGGAGCTGGATCGGCCTGGCGGCAATGACGAAGAGCGAGGTTACTATTAAAGATGTAAGCTGGGACGACCTTGGCGTTATTCCTAATGTATTTGCCAAACTGGGAATCACTGTAGAAAAAAGAGGAGACGATATTTATGTTCCGGAACATAAAGATGGGTATGAAATTCAAAATTATATTGACGGATCAATCCTTACCATAGCAGATGCACCCTGGCCAGGTTTTACTCCCGATCTTCTTAGTATCGTATTAACGATAGCTACTCAGGCAAGAGGAGAAGTACTGGTTCATCAGAAAATGTTTGAGAGCAGATTGTTTTTTGTTGATAAACTGATCGATATGGGAGCTAAAATAATTTTATGTGATCCTCATAGGGCAACAGTAATCGGGCATGATTTTAAATCGCAATTAAAGGCCACTACAATGACTTCTCCCGATATCAGGGCAGGAATATCGCTGCTCATAGCTGCGCTGTCTGCAAAGGGTACTTCAACAATCCATAATATAGAACAGATTGACAGAGGTTATGAGTACATAGATGAAAGGCTCAGGGCTATTGGAGCGAAAATTGTACGAGTTGATTGATGAAAATAAATTAAAACGGGTGTCTAAAAAGTCTTTCTGGATACTGACAACTTTCATCCCTTTTTAGACACCCCTTTTAATTCAGCACCTTCCGGTAGGTATTAAGGCATCGATCCCGGGCTTCTTTATGGTCGATTATGGGTTGGGGATAGTTTAGTTCGTTGAGATCTTTTACCCATGTGTTTACGTATGTAAGGTCCTTATCAAATTTTTTAGTTTGAGAAGCAGGGTTAAATATTCTGAAATATGGAGCAGCATCGACGCCACAACCGGCTACCCATTGCCAGTTACCTATATTGCTGGCCATTTCGTAATCAAGCAATTTTTGAGCAAAATAAGCCTCTCCCCACCGCCAGTCAATAAGCAGGTGTTTGCACAAAAAACTGGCCGTAATCATTCTTACCCTGTTGTGCATATAACCGGTTTTGTTAAGCTGCCGCATTCCGGCATCTATTATCGGATAGCCCGTTTTTCCTGCACACCAGGCCCTGAATTCGTCTTTGTTATTTCTCCATGCTATCCGGTCATATTTGGGTTTAAAACTTTTATGAACAATGTGGGGGAAATGCCATAGTATCTGCATAAAGAATTCGCGCCATATAAGCTCGTTCAGAAAAGTTTTATCATTGGCTGTTAATGCTTTTCCAATGATCCGCCTGATACTAATTGTGCCAAAGCGTAAATGAGGCCCTAATAAAGATGTACCCTTTTCAGAAGGAAAGTCCCTCGTTTTGTGGTAGTCTGAAATAAGAACAGAAGAGGTGTTGTACGGCAATACTTTGATCCTGCTCTTTATAAAACCCATTTTTTCCAGTGTATAATGTTGAAAAGGGCCATGGTAAAAATGTTTTCCAAGTGGTTCAATTATATGCCCAGGGATATCGGTCTTTTCATTAAAGACCTCCTTCCATTTTTTCATGTATGGGGTATAAACCACGTACGGGGAACCATCATTTTTCAGTATTTGATTTTTTTCAAAGATCACCTGGTCTTTGTAAGTCCTGAAATCAATTCCTTTTTCAGACAAATAGTTTTTAATCTCTAGATCCCTTTGTATGGCCCCGGGCTCGTAATCATGATTTGCATATACGTGTTTAATATCTAATTCGTTAGATATTTTTTTAAACACGTCGACAGGTTTTCCGTAATGTAAAGAGATTCCCGACTTGTATTTTTTGAGTAGCAGTTCATTCATGGCCCCTAATGTTTCATATATGAAAGAAACCCGAGGATCATTTTTCTCTGATTGATCTAAAATGGTTGTATCGAAGATAAAAACAGGGAGTACGCTTGTATGCCTGCTCAGCGCTTCATAAAGACCTCTGTTGTCTTCAATTCTCAAATCGCGTCGAAACCAGAATACTGCAATTCCATTTTGATTCATAAGAATGTTATAGTTTATAGTTTTCCGAATATTTCATTTAATTTTTCCTTTCGGTAATCGAAAATTTCTTTTAGTTGTTTAGCTATTATGGAGTGAAATAGATTTCCGAATGTTCCATAAGGAAGCTTGTAATGGATGATGTCTTCTATCTCAATGCCATTCCGGACAGGGTTAAAGAAATGCTTATGGTGCCAGAAGCTATAAGGGCCAAAGCGTTGTTCGTCAACAAAATATTTTTTTTCTTTAACATGGGTTATCTCTGTAACCCAGTTCATCTTCATTCCTGCAAATGGACGAACAGTATAACTTACAATCTGTCCGGGGTATATGCTTCGTTCGGCTCCCCCGGTAATTTTAAAATTCATTAAATCAGGTGTGATAGCAGCAAGGTTCTTCGGGTCTGAAAAAAATGTCCAGCTTTCTTCGGTGCTTATGGGTAATATTTGACTTCTATGTAGAAAGTGAATCATTTATTTGTTTAATAAAATTTATATAATATTAAACAAATTTAATTTATTGTGGTTTATATTTTCTTAATTTTAATATAATGTTAATAAGGAAAAGCCTGTTAAATGAGTAAATTGCTGTATTATAAATCAACTATTATTTAAAATGAAAAAACTAACTTTAATTTTATTGTGTACATTTTTATCTGTTTCATTGACAGAGGCACAGGTTCAGACACCGGCACCAAGTCCGGGAGCTAAAGTGGAGCAGAAAGTAGGATTGACAGATATTTCTGTTAAATATTCAAGACCTTCTATGAGGGGGCGTACCGTTTTCGGAAATTTGGTACCGTATGACAAATTATGGCGTACCGGGGCCAATGCTAATTCTGTTATTACTTTTAGTGATGATGTAACTGTTAGCGGGCAGACCCTTAAAGCGGGATCGTATGCAATTTTCACAAAACCTGGTAAATCTTCCTGGGATGTTATTTTCTATTCGGATACCAATAATTGGGGTACTCCGGAAAAATGGGATGACAGCAAAGTAGCAGCGAAAGCAACCGTAGAAGTATATCCAATTCCGTTTGATGTAGAGACATTTACAATTGATTTTAATAATCTTTCCAATAATGGCGCATCGATGGGAATATATTGGGAAAAGACATATGTAGCGGTTCCTTTTGAAGTACCGACGGCTAAAAAAGCAATGGCCAGCATTGAAAAAGCAATGGCAGGGCCAGGAGCAGGAGATTATTTTCAATCGGCGGTATACTATTTGCAGGAAGGAAAAGATCTTGATAAGGCAGGCATGTGGATGGATAAAGCGATCTCTATGTCAGGAAATGAACCGCCTTTCTGGATGTTAAGACAAAAATCTTTAATATTAGCCAAAAAAGGAGATAAAAAAGGGGCTGTTGCAGCCGCTAAAGCTTCTTTGGCTGCTGCGGAGAAGGCCGGTAACGCAGATTATATTAAATTAAATAAAGATTCATTAAAAGAGTGGGGCGCGATGTAATAGTCGTTGCTTACAGAAAATAAAAGAAATCGTCTGAAAAGTCCTTATAGTTGTTAAATGTCAGGCAGAACCCTAAGGACAACAAATAACACTTTTTAGACGGTCTCTTTTTTATAGCTCTTTCTTGTAAGTCCTTCTTCTGACATACACTTGAGGATTAAAGTGTTTCCACATATTCCTGGCAGCAGCATTATCACTTAATTCAGGAGTTCTGATAAAATGATGAACCCCTTTTTCTGAAAAAATTTTGTAGAATTCATTAAATAACACTGCTGTAATTCCCTTGTTTTGATATTCAGGATGTATCCCCACCAGATAGAAGACAGCACTTTTGCTTTGTTTTTTTGCTTTGAGTAAATGAATGAAACCGAATGGGAATAATTTACCTTTAGCCTTTTGTAAGGCTTGCGCAAAACCTGGCATAACAATCCCGAAAGCGATAATATTATCCTCCTTATCAACCACAAACTTTATGTATTCAGGATTAATAAAACTGATATACTTCTTTTTGTAAAAATCGATTTGTGCATCTGTGATAGCCACAAAAGAAGAGAGGTTTGCGTATGCCCGGTTAAAAAGGGCGAACATCTGGTCGACATAGGGCATAACGTCTTTTGTTTTGGTAAAATTAAGCCCTCTTACACCATAACGTTTTTGAACTAGTTCGCCTCCCTTTTTAAAGAACTTCGGGTCGACATCATCCAGGTAAAATTCACTTTCGTTATATTCTTTCTCGACAATATAACCCAGTTGTTCAAGATGTTCTTTGTAATAGGGAAAATTGTACCAGGTAACCATAGTTCCCATATGATCAAAGCCGTCGATCATAACACCAACCTTGTCCATGTTGGAAAAACCCATCGGACCTTCTATGTATTCTAAATGATGTTTTTTACCCAGCTCCTCAACTTTTTCTAGCAGGGCTCTGGTAACTTCTATGTCGTCAATAACATCCCACCAGCCAAAACGTACTTTTTTTATATGTTGTTTTTTGATTTCTGACCAGTTCACGATTGCGGCCAGTCTTCCGACGGCCCGGTTATTTTTATAAGCTATATAAAAGAAGGCGTCTGCTGTTTCAAAAACCGGATTTGTTTTTTTATTAAAACTCTCAACTTCATCGGCGATGATGGGCGGCACCCAGTTTTTTGAATTTTTATATAATTGAAAAGGGAACTTTACAAATGCGGTAAGTTCCTTTTTTGTCACTGCTTCTTTTACTTCAATCATTTCTAGTTTAATTAGCTAAACCATTAAAGGAGTTATTCTTTTTATGTCGTTTTTGTTGCTTCCGCAAGGCTTTTTTTTCTTGTTTAGAGACGTTGTCTACTTTTTTGTATTCATCTTTATGGTAATCTAATCGGTATGAGACCCCCATGCCTGCAAGAAATCTCGAAGGGGTGTCTTTAATATTCAGTCCGATCGAAAAATCAAGCTGTAAGTCCTTGTCGATCAGGGTGGCACCTCCGAACCGGAAAAGACCATCGCCATAAGCGTCACTTTTTAGACCTTGATGTTCCGCAAAAATAGAATATTTCGGGTTCTTTAAGGTATGTGTCAGGGTAATTATATAGCTGAATATCGGGTCGTCTTCCGTAAATTTATCATAGATAAGGTTCGTTACCAGTACCCAGTTCCATCCGAAATGGTTTTGGGTAGCGATCATAGCCTTTGGACTCACAGTAGATTCGTCCGGATAATATGGATTGTTACCAAAGTTCATGTTCATACCTGCATAAACTGCTACTGCTGGAATGAGATCTTCCCATTGCGGTTTGTTGTTTGCCCTCCAGCTATATAAATTAGGTTTGTTTTTTTCCGGGTTTTTAAAAGGATCAAAAATAAGGTATTTAATACCAATCGTATTTTCTGTAAAATCCGTTCTGCTGTATTTAAATGCAGGAGAAGTGGAATTATCGGTGATGTTTTGATCGGTAAAGGTTCCGTCCCATATAATTTCCAGTTGTTCAAACAAGAATCCATATCGAATAGCAAACTCCCCGCTTTTAAGGTTAGAACTGCTTCTGAGCAGATCGTGTTCTCTTTTTTCAAATAAAAAACCGGCTTCACCCTGGATGACATTTTTACCAACAGCGAAGGCACTTACAGAATTGCCGGGTCTGTTTGAGTTTATAATCTCTGTGTATTGGGCATGAATCAGATGGTTGATGAACAAGAAAGAACAAGTAATGTAGGTTAGTTTTTTCATTTTTTGGGTTTTTAAACTTAAAGTTTGCCTATTCTGTTAACCCAAATATATACGATTTTATTATTTTTTTAAGTTACAATTTCTGATTTTACCATTATTAGATTGTATTTTTGAATGTTAAAAAG of the Zhouia spongiae genome contains:
- the murA gene encoding UDP-N-acetylglucosamine 1-carboxyvinyltransferase — its product is MGTFKIEGGHRLKGEITPQGAKNEALQILCAVLLTPEKVTIHNIPNIVDVNKLIDLLENLGVKIQKLGKGSYSFQADDINLSYLESEQFKKDGRGLRGSIMIVGPLLARFGRGYIPKPGGDKIGRRRLDTHFQGFIKLGANFRYNREEYFYGVEAGSLTGADMLLDEASVTGTANIVMAAVLAKGTTTIYNAACEPYLQQLCKMLNRMGAKISGIASNLLTIEGVDSLGGTEHRMLPDMIEIGSWIGLAAMTKSEVTIKDVSWDDLGVIPNVFAKLGITVEKRGDDIYVPEHKDGYEIQNYIDGSILTIADAPWPGFTPDLLSIVLTIATQARGEVLVHQKMFESRLFFVDKLIDMGAKIILCDPHRATVIGHDFKSQLKATTMTSPDIRAGISLLIAALSAKGTSTIHNIEQIDRGYEYIDERLRAIGAKIVRVD
- a CDS encoding cryptochrome/photolyase family protein, with amino-acid sequence MNQNGIAVFWFRRDLRIEDNRGLYEALSRHTSVLPVFIFDTTILDQSEKNDPRVSFIYETLGAMNELLLKKYKSGISLHYGKPVDVFKKISNELDIKHVYANHDYEPGAIQRDLEIKNYLSEKGIDFRTYKDQVIFEKNQILKNDGSPYVVYTPYMKKWKEVFNEKTDIPGHIIEPLGKHFYHGPFQHYTLEKMGFIKSRIKVLPYNTSSVLISDYHKTRDFPSEKGTSLLGPHLRFGTISIRRIIGKALTANDKTFLNELIWREFFMQILWHFPHIVHKSFKPKYDRIAWRNNKDEFRAWCAGKTGYPIIDAGMRQLNKTGYMHNRVRMITASFLCKHLLIDWRWGEAYFAQKLLDYEMASNIGNWQWVAGCGVDAAPYFRIFNPASQTKKFDKDLTYVNTWVKDLNELNYPQPIIDHKEARDRCLNTYRKVLN
- a CDS encoding SRPBCC family protein, giving the protein MIHFLHRSQILPISTEESWTFFSDPKNLAAITPDLMNFKITGGAERSIYPGQIVSYTVRPFAGMKMNWVTEITHVKEKKYFVDEQRFGPYSFWHHKHFFNPVRNGIEIEDIIHYKLPYGTFGNLFHSIIAKQLKEIFDYRKEKLNEIFGKL
- a CDS encoding DUF2911 domain-containing protein, producing the protein MKKLTLILLCTFLSVSLTEAQVQTPAPSPGAKVEQKVGLTDISVKYSRPSMRGRTVFGNLVPYDKLWRTGANANSVITFSDDVTVSGQTLKAGSYAIFTKPGKSSWDVIFYSDTNNWGTPEKWDDSKVAAKATVEVYPIPFDVETFTIDFNNLSNNGASMGIYWEKTYVAVPFEVPTAKKAMASIEKAMAGPGAGDYFQSAVYYLQEGKDLDKAGMWMDKAISMSGNEPPFWMLRQKSLILAKKGDKKGAVAAAKASLAAAEKAGNADYIKLNKDSLKEWGAM
- a CDS encoding GNAT family N-acetyltransferase translates to MIEVKEAVTKKELTAFVKFPFQLYKNSKNWVPPIIADEVESFNKKTNPVFETADAFFYIAYKNNRAVGRLAAIVNWSEIKKQHIKKVRFGWWDVIDDIEVTRALLEKVEELGKKHHLEYIEGPMGFSNMDKVGVMIDGFDHMGTMVTWYNFPYYKEHLEQLGYIVEKEYNESEFYLDDVDPKFFKKGGELVQKRYGVRGLNFTKTKDVMPYVDQMFALFNRAYANLSSFVAITDAQIDFYKKKYISFINPEYIKFVVDKEDNIIAFGIVMPGFAQALQKAKGKLFPFGFIHLLKAKKQSKSAVFYLVGIHPEYQNKGITAVLFNEFYKIFSEKGVHHFIRTPELSDNAAARNMWKHFNPQVYVRRRTYKKEL
- a CDS encoding transporter — its product is MKKLTYITCSFLFINHLIHAQYTEIINSNRPGNSVSAFAVGKNVIQGEAGFLFEKREHDLLRSSSNLKSGEFAIRYGFLFEQLEIIWDGTFTDQNITDNSTSPAFKYSRTDFTENTIGIKYLIFDPFKNPEKNKPNLYSWRANNKPQWEDLIPAVAVYAGMNMNFGNNPYYPDESTVSPKAMIATQNHFGWNWVLVTNLIYDKFTEDDPIFSYIITLTHTLKNPKYSIFAEHQGLKSDAYGDGLFRFGGATLIDKDLQLDFSIGLNIKDTPSRFLAGMGVSYRLDYHKDEYKKVDNVSKQEKKALRKQQKRHKKNNSFNGLAN